From a single Eriocheir sinensis breed Jianghai 21 chromosome 18, ASM2467909v1, whole genome shotgun sequence genomic region:
- the LOC127000189 gene encoding selenocysteine insertion sequence-binding protein 2-like — protein MLSADVPEFVPRAYQNLGHPSNTPTSKPEGRTPQPQQTTGTSRAHKPPPGSRFGLTRAPETSWREGRETESGSSYNLPKQNDAWRRSGRESVSWREGQTQEGSRHECGTEALPHTHSGPPKSPEKQVQPKGRGRGKPTSADLESQIRSKFVTASKNMTHSYTQILKHKPQNSKEETKPSKQDFSITTDSQWPTLTGPQPQNLPNQSSEGGKRETVSNPWESRSSEVSSTKSPTKSPQNPWQEKGAAEPTQSSPAVRPKNTKEHHKPSENAAKMKLGIPKSRRSAEMKASPSVGKKLEGTRKHTLENLCDGPKTQNSDARSALKPEDETSSGAYKDEEPDKVTKSSPTEDDSDPFQWKVIGEKKKIKMKENEVHGSPRCQELRSDGKKSVRYLPDKSSPRIERKQAQEERKQALGEGRERKAQEYSGKVQKSVVVSMLKNKSLHSVHQAQGENTRDLSALKSGLKEGRKSRPTKVASLANCSSDQREMRAAKKSSAIAAAKPMDEETLQRKLAAKLIKQEEKKKKRERKAKQALMENRPKDTKVSFITADLLESCNQQTPNQQAFNSQRGEGMTFTSEEYPALQMQRNPPPRLPVSRITQAKTKQWPDSSNKTMPSTHVKVPGGDPGTRHNKGDTRTPEKSARGWEDLASTYKTALLAAKEKEKTSVTPALTRTEVDHGAPTETVLRKKNVKTTDRIQLDLFALAAHTAKKKKKNLLEEEYSPTKRKPLEEQKDQAGRTGFAVPPMMTKGAAVVAKRGKISTKPKKKKISRIKKCQIEKKQRDILALQLLLEQAKLRTAQQTSLETPPLTHTEPEESHKEGDTEENSTNDQLASTQMTEEHEEKTDDKERQSPTTDTRERETEDEENKENTRTTEVPLSTLNTNYQTNNKAPNNNDGKPKIVWVLNKTKNANPQSEVQNDSGMKAENKEEDKSGTQQPPEEGSPASPASPAHKESLMNDPLVVQRASELVSLVKSQSLSQKSPRKYIHQVVTPEVNEVAKELMKSLIAFQARHYQREPVKARIKRRYVCGLKETTKLMGKMSCIIMAPNIEQCEGPGSLDDAVEKLLNQAEKHKVPVVFALSMRVMRKLCHKNGKRVSCFGIISYQGAQDLFKRLMELLPEAQKQYQELVSCGQCSVPKEGDDDDDDEEEGKQEVKKDLTEEIITRTNALLKGS, from the exons ATGCTGTCAGCAGATGTTCCAGAATTTGTCCCAAGAGCTTATCAAAACCTAGGCCACCCAAGCAACACACCAACCTCCAAGCCTGAGGGAAGAACACCTCAGCCCCAACAGACCACAGGCACATCAAGAGCACATAAGCCTCCACCAGGTTCAAGATTTGGCCTCACACGTGCCCCTGAGACCTCATGGcgggagggaagagaaacagagTCAGGCTCCTCATATAATCTCCCCAAACAAAATGATGCATGGAGACGTTCAGGAAGGGAGTCTGTCAGCTGGAGGGAAGGCCAAACACAAGAAGGTAGCAGGCATGAGTGTGGGACTGAagctctcccacacacacattcaggtcCACCAAAGTCGCCAGAGAAGCAGGTCCAACCGAAAggccgaggaagaggaaagccCACGAGTGCAGACCTTGAGTCACAGATCAGGAGCAAGTTCGTCACAGCATCCAAGAACATGACCCACAGCTACACACAGATCCTCAAACACAAACCACAGAACAGTAAAGAGGAAACAAAGCCAAGCAAACAAGACTTCTCCATAACCACAGACAGTCAGTGGCCAACATTAACTGGACCACAGCCTCAAAACTTGCCCAACCAAAGCAGTGAGGGTGGTAAGAGAGAGACCGTTTCTAATCCCTGGGAGAGCAGAAGCAGTGAAGTCTCCTCTACCAAAAGCCCCACAAAGAGCCCTCAAAATCCTTGGCAAGAGAAAGGGGCAGCAGAACCAACCCAAAGTAGTCCTGCTGTGAGGCCAAAGAACACCAAGGAACATCACAAACCCTCAGAAAATGCTGCGAAAATGAAACTAGGCATTCCGAAATCCCGAAGAAGTGCAGAAATGAAAGCATCTCCAAGTGTGGGCAAGAAACtggaaggaacaagaaaacatACTTTGGAAAACCTGTGTGATGGGCCAAAGACTCAAAACAGTGATGCTAGAAGTGCCTTAAAACCTGAAGATGAGACCTCCAGTGGGGCTTACAAGGACGAGGAGCCGGACAAGGTTACCAAGAGCAGCCCTACAGAAGATGACTCAGACCCATTTCAGTGGAAGGTAattggggaaaaaaagaaaatcaagatgAAAGAGAACGAGGTACATGGCTCTCCCAGGTGCCAGGAACTCAGAAGTGACGGAAAGAAGTCTGTGAGATATCTGCCAGACAAATCCTCCCCaagaattgaaagaaaacaagctcaagaggaaagaaaacaagctctaggtgaaggaagggaaagaaaagctcAAGAATACTCAGGGAAGGTTCAAAAGAGTGTTGTGGTTAGTATGTTGAAAAATAAAAGCCTGCACTCAGTTCATCAGGCTCAGGGAGAGAATACGAGAGATTTATCAGCACTTAAATCTGgcctgaaggagggaaggaaatcaaGACCAACCAAGGTAGCGAGTCTTGCCAACTGCAGCAGCGATCAGAGGGAAATGAGAGCTGCAAAGAAGAGTTCTGCTATTGCAGCTGCAAAACCCATGGACGAAGAGACCCTGCAGAGGAAACTGGCAGCAAAACTTataaaacaggaggagaagaagaagaagagagagagaaaggcaaagcAAGCACTCATGGAAAACCGCCCAAAAGACACAAAAGTTTCATTCATAACGGCAGACTTATTGGAGTCTTGTAACCAGCAAACGCCGAACCAGCAAGCATTCAACAGCCAGAGGGGCGAGGGAATGACCTTCACCTCAGAGGAATACCCAGCCTTACAGATGCAGAGGAACCCACCACCAAGACTTCCCGTAAGCAGAATCACCCAAGCAAAGACTAAGCAATGGCCGGACTCGAGCAACAAAACAATGCCTTCAACACATGTAAAAGTGCCAGGCGGTGATCCAGGGACAAGACACAATAAGGGTGACACTCGCACACCAGAAAAAAGTGCCAGAGGATGGGAGGACCTAGCCAGCACCTACAAGACGGCTCTCCTTGCTgccaaagagaaggagaagacgagtGTTACGCCAGCACTCACCAGGACGGAAGTGGATCATGGCGCCCCCACGGAAACAGTGTTGAGGAAGAAGAATGTCAAGACAACCGATCGGATACAACTGGATCTCTTTGCTCTCGCCGCCCACactgcaaagaagaagaagaaaaatctgctTGAGGAG GAATATTCCCCCACCAAGAGAAAGCCTTTGGAGGAGCAGAAGGACCAGGCCGGCAGGACAGGGTTTGCCGTCCCCCCAATGATGACCAAG ggggcggcggtggtggccaaGCGAGGCAAGATCAGCACAAAGCCCAAGAAGAAAAAGATCTCCCGCATCAAGAAGTGTCAGATAGAGAAGAAGCAGAGGGACATATTGGCGCTACAGCTGCTGCTTGAAC AGGCCAAGCTCAGGACAGCACAACAGACGTCTTTGGAAACGCCCCCCTTAACACACACTGAGCCTGAGGAGTCCCACAAGGAAGGCGACACAGAAGAAAACTCCACAAATGATCAACTTGCCTCCACTCAAATGACAGAGGAACACGAGGAGAAAACTGATGACAAGGAGAGACAGTCACCCACCACAGAcacgagggagagggaaaccgaggatgaggaaaacaaggagaacaCAAGAACCACAGAAGTACCACTATCAACACTTAACACAAACTACCAAACCAATAATAAAGCACCAAATAACAATGATGGAAAGCCTAAAATCGTCTGGGTGTTAAACAAGACCAAGAACGCCAACCCTCAAAGTGAAGTTCAGAATGACTCAGGGATGAAAGccgagaataaggaggaggacaagtcaGGTACCCAGCAGCCCCCCGAGGAAGGTTCCCCCGCGTCCCCTGCGTCCCCCGCCCACAAGGAGAGCCTCATGAACGACCCGCTGGTGGTGCAGAGAGCCTCGGAGCTGGTCTCACTTGTCAAGTCACAAAGCTTAAGCCAAAAATCACCCAGGAA GTACATCCACCAGGTGGTCACGCCGGAGGTCAATGAGGTGGCCAAGGAGCTTATGAAGAGCCTCATCGCCTTCCAGGCACGACACTACCAGCGGGAACCCGTCAAGGCTCGCATCAA GCGGCGATATGTGTGCGGCCTGAAGGAGACCACCAAGCTGATGGGCAAGATGAGCTGCATCATCATGGCACCAAACATAGAGCAGTGCGAGGGCCCGG GCTCACTAGATGATGCTGTGGAGAAGCTGCTGAACCAGGCCGAGAAACACAAGGTGCCCGTGGTGTTCGCACTCTCCATGCGAGTCATGCGGAAGCTGTGCCACAAGAATGGCAAACGAGTCAGCTGCTTCGGCATCATCAGCTACCAAGGGGCCCAG GACCTTTTCAAGCGGCTGATGGAGCTGCTTCCCGAGGCTCAGAAGCAGTACCAGGAGCTGGTGTCGTGTGGACAGTGCTCAGTGCCCAAGGAaggagacgatgatgatgatgatgaggaggaggggaagcaagaAGTGAAGAAAGACTTGACGGAGGAGATCATTACCCGCACCAATGCCTTGCTGAAGGGCTCATGA